A genomic window from Megalobrama amblycephala isolate DHTTF-2021 linkage group LG2, ASM1881202v1, whole genome shotgun sequence includes:
- the rnft1 gene encoding E3 ubiquitin-protein ligase RNFT1 isoform X3 has protein sequence MQPDPSPQEEKNGLSLTLQPELLARMPGAGSASGPETGDDVRVPIGSSSGSTNGRGATSRRLRTASHSHSHSHGHTHSHEHESDSGESDLESGESNSSLSELRYLLRWLKKSLPFIVILSAKLVIQHALGLAVAVGLFTTFMYVNKSIQTQVFLHDRRRKLHCAWLLLFLTSSSLLVFYTFHTQSLYRCLIFANATIDSQNFWEVLWSVGVTNFIVKFFFMGLKCLILLVPSPLMTYRRRGQWYMLIEEMGQLYQVIAPVPLWFRYLVSYDEMDTSVGLTLGILLALVYLIMKILALYGLSGSLQKTLRTFFSSEVNGAPASPAQVREAGDICPICQADFKQPRVLMCQHIFCEECIAQWLNQERTCPLCRNIITDKVHKWKDGATSAYLQIY, from the exons ATGCAACCCGACCCGAGCCCTCAGGAAGAGAAAAACGGGCTGTCATTAACCCTGCAGCCGGAGCTGCTCGCCCGAATGCCGGGTGCTGGAAGTGCCAGCGGTCCGGAAACGGGCGATGATGTCCGGGTTCCTATCGGCAGCTCATCGGGGTCGACGAATGGACGTGGCGCTACTTCGCGGAGGCTGAGAACGGCGAGCCATAGCCACTCCCATTCTCACGGACACACGCACAGCCATGAGCACGAGTCGGACAGCGGCGAGTCAGACCTGGAATCCGGAGAGTCCAACAGCTCATTATCAGAGCTCCGCTACCTCCTCCGCTGGCTCAAGAAAAGTCTTCCTTTCATAGTTATTCTCTCTGCGAAACTAGTCATTCAGCACGCTCTAG GACTGGCTGTTGCAGTGGGTCTGTTTACCACTTTTATGTACGTCAACAAAAGCATTCAAACGCAAGTCTTTCTCCAC GACCGAAGGAGGAAGTTGCATTGTGCCTGGCTCTTGCTGTTCCTCACATCCTCCAGTCTCCTCGTGTTCTACACTTTTCACACTCAGTCACTTTATCGCTG CCTCATTTTTGCCAATGCTACGATAGATTCTCAAAACTTCTGGGAGGTCTTATGGAGCGTTGGTGTGACCAACTTCATTGTGAAGTTTTTCTTCATGGGGCTCAAGTGTCTTATTCTCCTCGTCCCATCCCCACTCATGACATACCGGCGAAGG GGTCAGTGGTACATGCTCATAGAGGAGATGGGTCAGTTGTATCAGGTGATTGCTCCTGTCCCACTCTGGTTCCGGTATCTGGTCAGCTACGATGAGATGGACACCTCAGTGGGTCTGACTTTGGGAATCCTGCTAGCCTTAGTCTACCTCATAATGAAG ATTTTGGCACTGTATGGGCTGTCAGGATCATTGCAAAAAACATTACGGACTTTTTTCAGTTCTGAG GTGAACGGAGCTCCAGCCAGTCCAGCTCAGGTTAGAGAGGCAGGTGACATTTGTCCGATCTGTCAGGCTGATTTTAAGCAGCCTCGGGTCCTCATGTGTCAG CATATCTTCTGTGAGGAGTGCATAGCCCAGTGGCTTAACCAGGAGAGGACCTGCCCCCTCTGCCGCAATATCATCACAGACAAGGTGCACAAGTGGAAAGATGGTGCAACATCAGCTTATTTACAAATCTACTGA
- the rnft1 gene encoding E3 ubiquitin-protein ligase RNFT1 isoform X2 has product MKLEKIGAYCESRRAFKLRDSPDPMQPDPSPQEEKNGLSLTLQPELLARMPGAGSASGPETGDDVRVPIGSSSGSTNGRGATSRRLRTASHSHSHSHGHTHSHEHESDSGESDLESGESNSSLSELRYLLRWLKKSLPFIVILSAKLVIQHALGLAVAVGLFTTFMYVNKSIQTQVFLHDRRRKLHCAWLLLFLTSSSLLVFYTFHTQSLYRCLIFANATIDSQNFWEVLWSVGVTNFIVKFFFMGLKCLILLVPSPLMTYRRRGQWYMLIEEMGQLYQVIAPVPLWFRYLVSYDEMDTSVGLTLGILLALVYLIMKILALYGLSGSLQKTLRTFFSSEVNGAPASPAQVREAGDICPICQADFKQPRVLMCQHIFCEECIAQWLNQERTCPLCRNIITDKVHKWKDGATSAYLQIY; this is encoded by the exons ATGAAGcttgaaaaaat AGGAGCATATTGCGAGTCTAGAAGAGCGTTTAAACTGAGGGATTCACCTGATCCGATGCAACCCGACCCGAGCCCTCAGGAAGAGAAAAACGGGCTGTCATTAACCCTGCAGCCGGAGCTGCTCGCCCGAATGCCGGGTGCTGGAAGTGCCAGCGGTCCGGAAACGGGCGATGATGTCCGGGTTCCTATCGGCAGCTCATCGGGGTCGACGAATGGACGTGGCGCTACTTCGCGGAGGCTGAGAACGGCGAGCCATAGCCACTCCCATTCTCACGGACACACGCACAGCCATGAGCACGAGTCGGACAGCGGCGAGTCAGACCTGGAATCCGGAGAGTCCAACAGCTCATTATCAGAGCTCCGCTACCTCCTCCGCTGGCTCAAGAAAAGTCTTCCTTTCATAGTTATTCTCTCTGCGAAACTAGTCATTCAGCACGCTCTAG GACTGGCTGTTGCAGTGGGTCTGTTTACCACTTTTATGTACGTCAACAAAAGCATTCAAACGCAAGTCTTTCTCCAC GACCGAAGGAGGAAGTTGCATTGTGCCTGGCTCTTGCTGTTCCTCACATCCTCCAGTCTCCTCGTGTTCTACACTTTTCACACTCAGTCACTTTATCGCTG CCTCATTTTTGCCAATGCTACGATAGATTCTCAAAACTTCTGGGAGGTCTTATGGAGCGTTGGTGTGACCAACTTCATTGTGAAGTTTTTCTTCATGGGGCTCAAGTGTCTTATTCTCCTCGTCCCATCCCCACTCATGACATACCGGCGAAGG GGTCAGTGGTACATGCTCATAGAGGAGATGGGTCAGTTGTATCAGGTGATTGCTCCTGTCCCACTCTGGTTCCGGTATCTGGTCAGCTACGATGAGATGGACACCTCAGTGGGTCTGACTTTGGGAATCCTGCTAGCCTTAGTCTACCTCATAATGAAG ATTTTGGCACTGTATGGGCTGTCAGGATCATTGCAAAAAACATTACGGACTTTTTTCAGTTCTGAG GTGAACGGAGCTCCAGCCAGTCCAGCTCAGGTTAGAGAGGCAGGTGACATTTGTCCGATCTGTCAGGCTGATTTTAAGCAGCCTCGGGTCCTCATGTGTCAG CATATCTTCTGTGAGGAGTGCATAGCCCAGTGGCTTAACCAGGAGAGGACCTGCCCCCTCTGCCGCAATATCATCACAGACAAGGTGCACAAGTGGAAAGATGGTGCAACATCAGCTTATTTACAAATCTACTGA
- the rnft1 gene encoding E3 ubiquitin-protein ligase RNFT1 isoform X1 has product MKLRAQYDRGAYCESRRAFKLRDSPDPMQPDPSPQEEKNGLSLTLQPELLARMPGAGSASGPETGDDVRVPIGSSSGSTNGRGATSRRLRTASHSHSHSHGHTHSHEHESDSGESDLESGESNSSLSELRYLLRWLKKSLPFIVILSAKLVIQHALGLAVAVGLFTTFMYVNKSIQTQVFLHDRRRKLHCAWLLLFLTSSSLLVFYTFHTQSLYRCLIFANATIDSQNFWEVLWSVGVTNFIVKFFFMGLKCLILLVPSPLMTYRRRGQWYMLIEEMGQLYQVIAPVPLWFRYLVSYDEMDTSVGLTLGILLALVYLIMKILALYGLSGSLQKTLRTFFSSEVNGAPASPAQVREAGDICPICQADFKQPRVLMCQHIFCEECIAQWLNQERTCPLCRNIITDKVHKWKDGATSAYLQIY; this is encoded by the exons ATGAAACTCCGTGCGCAGTATGACAG AGGAGCATATTGCGAGTCTAGAAGAGCGTTTAAACTGAGGGATTCACCTGATCCGATGCAACCCGACCCGAGCCCTCAGGAAGAGAAAAACGGGCTGTCATTAACCCTGCAGCCGGAGCTGCTCGCCCGAATGCCGGGTGCTGGAAGTGCCAGCGGTCCGGAAACGGGCGATGATGTCCGGGTTCCTATCGGCAGCTCATCGGGGTCGACGAATGGACGTGGCGCTACTTCGCGGAGGCTGAGAACGGCGAGCCATAGCCACTCCCATTCTCACGGACACACGCACAGCCATGAGCACGAGTCGGACAGCGGCGAGTCAGACCTGGAATCCGGAGAGTCCAACAGCTCATTATCAGAGCTCCGCTACCTCCTCCGCTGGCTCAAGAAAAGTCTTCCTTTCATAGTTATTCTCTCTGCGAAACTAGTCATTCAGCACGCTCTAG GACTGGCTGTTGCAGTGGGTCTGTTTACCACTTTTATGTACGTCAACAAAAGCATTCAAACGCAAGTCTTTCTCCAC GACCGAAGGAGGAAGTTGCATTGTGCCTGGCTCTTGCTGTTCCTCACATCCTCCAGTCTCCTCGTGTTCTACACTTTTCACACTCAGTCACTTTATCGCTG CCTCATTTTTGCCAATGCTACGATAGATTCTCAAAACTTCTGGGAGGTCTTATGGAGCGTTGGTGTGACCAACTTCATTGTGAAGTTTTTCTTCATGGGGCTCAAGTGTCTTATTCTCCTCGTCCCATCCCCACTCATGACATACCGGCGAAGG GGTCAGTGGTACATGCTCATAGAGGAGATGGGTCAGTTGTATCAGGTGATTGCTCCTGTCCCACTCTGGTTCCGGTATCTGGTCAGCTACGATGAGATGGACACCTCAGTGGGTCTGACTTTGGGAATCCTGCTAGCCTTAGTCTACCTCATAATGAAG ATTTTGGCACTGTATGGGCTGTCAGGATCATTGCAAAAAACATTACGGACTTTTTTCAGTTCTGAG GTGAACGGAGCTCCAGCCAGTCCAGCTCAGGTTAGAGAGGCAGGTGACATTTGTCCGATCTGTCAGGCTGATTTTAAGCAGCCTCGGGTCCTCATGTGTCAG CATATCTTCTGTGAGGAGTGCATAGCCCAGTGGCTTAACCAGGAGAGGACCTGCCCCCTCTGCCGCAATATCATCACAGACAAGGTGCACAAGTGGAAAGATGGTGCAACATCAGCTTATTTACAAATCTACTGA